One genomic window of Ottowia oryzae includes the following:
- a CDS encoding acyloxyacyl hydrolase, with translation MFALATPLSPRHARVTRSTPPVGHACRGIARWAAGATLVLAGAAAQAQGVDWTLIGGASETARVRQVGVVAGWTRPAPLWQGDAWRLRLRHEGVLAAWHVPQARDVVEVGYSPVLRLERPLQGSANVFFVEGSIGVRLLSHTRMADDHNMSTAFQFADMLGAGMQFGQDGRSTLGVRLQHLSNLGIKKPNPGINFVQVYYAYRF, from the coding sequence ATGTTTGCCCTCGCCACCCCGCTCAGCCCACGCCATGCGCGCGTCACCCGTTCAACACCGCCGGTCGGCCACGCTTGCCGCGGCATCGCCCGCTGGGCCGCTGGCGCCACGCTGGTGCTGGCGGGCGCCGCGGCGCAAGCCCAAGGGGTGGACTGGACGCTGATCGGCGGCGCTTCCGAAACCGCCCGCGTGCGGCAGGTGGGCGTGGTGGCCGGCTGGACGCGGCCCGCGCCCCTGTGGCAGGGCGATGCGTGGCGGCTGCGCCTGCGGCACGAAGGCGTGCTGGCGGCCTGGCACGTGCCCCAGGCGCGCGACGTGGTGGAGGTGGGCTATTCGCCCGTGCTGCGGCTGGAGCGGCCTTTGCAAGGCAGCGCGAACGTGTTCTTTGTAGAAGGCTCCATCGGCGTGCGCCTGCTGTCGCACACGCGGATGGCCGACGATCACAACATGAGCACCGCCTTCCAGTTTGCCGACATGCTGGGCGCAGGCATGCAGTTTGGCCAAGACGGGCGATCGACGTTGGGCGTGCGGCTGCAGCATCTGTCGAACCTGGGCATCAAAAAGCCCAACCCCGGCATCAACTTCGTGCAGGTTTACTACGCCTACCGTTTCTGA
- a CDS encoding ABC transporter ATP-binding protein, protein MSTPLLQLPDFSVYYGTVQAIFGIELRVGEGEIVTVIGPNGAGKTTLLNAVMGLLPSRGGLTLGGKAIARPTVETMVREGVALVPEKRELFGEMSVQDNLLLGGFALWRRGQRDQAARMKEIFAIFPRLDERRAQMASTLSGGERQMLAIGRALMSRPRLLMLDEPSLGLAPLIVREVLNTVSALRSTGVSVLLVEQNARAALNVADRGYVLEMGEVAVQGPAKELMHDQRVIDTYLGVGGARAAA, encoded by the coding sequence ATGAGCACGCCCTTGCTGCAACTGCCCGATTTCTCTGTCTATTACGGCACCGTTCAAGCCATCTTCGGCATCGAGCTGCGGGTGGGCGAAGGCGAAATCGTCACCGTGATCGGCCCTAACGGCGCGGGCAAGACCACGCTGCTGAACGCCGTCATGGGCCTGCTGCCTTCGCGCGGCGGCCTCACCCTGGGCGGCAAGGCCATCGCCCGCCCCACGGTGGAAACCATGGTGCGCGAAGGCGTGGCGCTGGTGCCCGAAAAGCGCGAGCTGTTCGGCGAGATGTCGGTGCAGGACAACCTGCTGCTGGGCGGCTTTGCACTGTGGCGGCGCGGCCAGCGCGACCAGGCCGCGCGCATGAAGGAAATCTTCGCCATCTTCCCGCGCCTGGATGAGCGCCGCGCGCAGATGGCGTCCACCCTGTCCGGCGGTGAGCGGCAGATGCTGGCGATCGGCCGCGCGCTGATGAGCCGCCCGCGCCTGTTGATGCTGGACGAGCCCTCACTGGGCCTGGCGCCGCTGATCGTGCGCGAAGTGCTCAACACCGTCTCTGCCCTGCGCAGCACCGGCGTATCGGTGCTGCTGGTCGAGCAGAACGCCCGCGCCGCCCTGAACGTGGCCGACCGCGGCTACGTGCTGGAGATGGGCGAAGTCGCGGTGCAAGGCCCCGCCAAGGAGCTGATGCACGACCAGCGCGTGATCGACACCTACCTGGGCGTCGGCGGCGCGCGGGCGGCGGCGTAG
- a CDS encoding branched-chain amino acid ABC transporter permease: protein MDLQIALMLVQDGIVNGAIYALMALALVLVFSVTRIIFIPQGEFVAYAALAMAALQTGKSPALLWLLMVMCAVCLVVEGVRQARGAEVDWKSTLLWAVVVPALAAVMLLVVKPQAMLLQVVAVLLTVTPMGPLLYRLAYRPLADATVLILLIVSVALHLALVGVGLFLFGAEGSRTAPFSEARWDVGGLSISGQSMVIVGTTAVLVVAMYFFFERTIIGKALRATAINRVGARLMGIPTALSGDLSFALAALIGAISGLLIAPVTTIYYDTGFLIGLKGFVAAIVGGLSSYPLALAGALLVGQLESFASFWASAFKEVLVFTLIIPVLWWRSLNTHHVEDEE, encoded by the coding sequence ATGGATTTACAAATCGCCCTGATGTTGGTGCAGGACGGCATCGTCAACGGAGCCATCTACGCCTTGATGGCGCTGGCTTTGGTGCTGGTGTTTTCCGTCACCCGGATCATCTTCATTCCGCAGGGCGAGTTCGTCGCCTATGCCGCGCTGGCCATGGCCGCCTTGCAGACCGGCAAGTCGCCCGCTTTGCTTTGGCTGCTGATGGTGATGTGCGCCGTCTGCCTGGTGGTGGAAGGCGTGCGCCAGGCGCGTGGCGCCGAAGTCGACTGGAAAAGCACGCTGCTATGGGCGGTAGTGGTGCCCGCGCTGGCGGCGGTGATGCTGCTGGTGGTCAAGCCGCAAGCCATGCTGCTGCAGGTTGTTGCGGTGCTGCTGACCGTGACGCCCATGGGCCCGCTGCTGTACCGGCTGGCTTACCGCCCGCTGGCCGACGCCACGGTGCTGATCCTGCTGATCGTGTCGGTGGCGCTGCACCTGGCGCTGGTTGGCGTGGGCCTGTTCCTGTTCGGGGCGGAAGGCTCGCGCACGGCGCCGTTTTCGGAGGCGCGGTGGGACGTTGGCGGGCTGAGCATCTCTGGCCAGTCGATGGTCATCGTCGGCACCACTGCCGTGCTGGTGGTGGCGATGTACTTCTTTTTTGAGCGCACCATCATCGGCAAGGCGTTGCGCGCGACGGCCATCAACCGGGTGGGCGCGCGGCTGATGGGCATTCCCACGGCCTTGTCGGGCGACCTCAGCTTCGCGCTGGCGGCGTTGATCGGCGCCATCTCGGGCCTGCTGATCGCGCCGGTGACGACGATCTATTACGACACCGGCTTTCTGATCGGCTTGAAAGGCTTCGTCGCCGCGATCGTGGGCGGCCTGTCCAGCTATCCGCTGGCGCTGGCGGGCGCGCTGCTGGTGGGTCAGTTGGAATCGTTTGCCTCTTTCTGGGCCAGCGCCTTCAAGGAAGTGCTGGTGTTCACGCTGATCATTCCGGTGCTCTGGTGGCGCTCTCTAAACACGCACCACGTGGAGGACGAAGAATGA
- the queC gene encoding 7-cyano-7-deazaguanine synthase QueC: MHDSALVLFSGGQDSTTCLADALSRYRRVETVGFDYGQRHHVEMRQRLMVRRVLQARFPEWRARLGEDHVIDLNVLGQISETALTRDSAIALAGSGLPNTFVPGRNLVFLAFAGALAYRRGLQVIVAGVCETDYSGYPDCRDDTMKAMQLALSLGMDRRLVIETPLMWIDKAATWAMAHALGQAADPHGGGDALVDILLEHTHTCYHAERDQRHEWGYGCGQCPACALRAAGWKGWRQALGGASAAPAARA; encoded by the coding sequence ATGCACGACAGTGCCCTCGTCCTATTTTCGGGCGGACAGGATTCCACCACCTGCCTGGCCGACGCGCTCAGCCGCTATCGCCGCGTGGAAACCGTGGGCTTTGACTACGGCCAGCGCCACCATGTGGAAATGCGCCAGCGCCTGATGGTGCGGCGCGTGCTGCAGGCGCGCTTTCCCGAGTGGCGCGCGCGCCTGGGCGAAGACCACGTGATCGACCTGAACGTGCTGGGCCAGATCAGCGAAACCGCGCTGACGCGCGACAGCGCCATCGCGCTGGCCGGTTCGGGCCTGCCCAACACCTTCGTGCCCGGTCGCAACCTGGTGTTTCTGGCCTTTGCGGGCGCGCTGGCGTACCGGCGCGGGCTGCAGGTCATCGTGGCGGGCGTGTGCGAAACCGACTATTCCGGCTACCCGGATTGCCGCGACGACACGATGAAAGCCATGCAGCTGGCGTTGTCGCTGGGCATGGACCGGCGCCTGGTGATCGAAACCCCGCTGATGTGGATCGACAAGGCTGCCACCTGGGCCATGGCGCACGCGCTGGGCCAGGCGGCAGACCCGCACGGCGGCGGCGACGCGCTGGTCGACATCCTGCTGGAGCACACGCACACCTGCTACCACGCCGAGCGCGATCAGCGGCACGAATGGGGCTACGGCTGCGGGCAATGCCCCGCTTGCGCGCTGCGCGCGGCCGGCTGGAAAGGCTGGCGGCAGGCGCTGGGGGGCGCCAGCGCCGCGCCCGCCGCGCGCGCCTGA
- a CDS encoding 5'-nucleotidase, which yields MAATLQDQLVVAISSRALFDFEEENRLFETGDADAYVETQLRRIDIPAPPGVAFSLVKKLLAFNEPGHQRVEVVVLSRNDPVSGMRVFRSVAAAGMRVERGVFTQGRDPFRYLKPLGAHLFLSANEADVRQALAMGFPAARVATGSARAGENHPHEVRIAFDGDAVLFADEAEQVFQKRGLAAFQAHEKRKAELPLPDGPFKPLLTALHRLQGAGSQAMRLRTALVTARSAPAHERAIRTLMHWGIGVDEAMFLGGLPKGEFLREFEPDFFFDDQTGHIEQAAEHVPAGHVAGGVTNSAAGAETSERRRRSK from the coding sequence ATGGCCGCCACCCTTCAAGACCAGCTCGTGGTGGCGATATCCTCGCGCGCCCTGTTCGATTTCGAGGAAGAAAACCGCCTGTTTGAAACCGGTGACGCCGATGCCTATGTCGAGACACAGTTGCGCCGCATCGACATCCCCGCGCCGCCGGGCGTGGCGTTTTCGCTGGTCAAGAAGCTGCTGGCCTTCAACGAACCCGGCCATCAGCGGGTGGAAGTCGTGGTGCTTTCGCGCAACGACCCGGTCAGCGGCATGCGCGTGTTTCGCAGCGTGGCCGCCGCTGGCATGCGGGTGGAGCGCGGCGTGTTCACCCAGGGGCGCGACCCGTTCCGCTACCTGAAGCCGCTGGGAGCGCACCTGTTCCTTTCGGCGAACGAAGCCGACGTGCGCCAGGCACTGGCCATGGGTTTTCCGGCGGCGCGCGTGGCCACCGGCTCGGCCCGCGCGGGCGAGAACCACCCACACGAAGTGCGCATTGCGTTCGACGGTGATGCGGTGCTGTTTGCCGACGAAGCCGAGCAGGTCTTTCAAAAGCGCGGCCTGGCCGCCTTCCAGGCGCATGAAAAGCGCAAGGCCGAGCTGCCCTTGCCCGACGGCCCCTTCAAGCCGCTGCTGACCGCGCTGCACCGCCTGCAGGGTGCGGGCAGCCAGGCCATGCGGCTGCGCACGGCGCTGGTCACCGCGCGCAGCGCGCCCGCGCACGAGCGCGCCATCCGCACGCTGATGCACTGGGGCATTGGCGTGGACGAGGCGATGTTCCTCGGCGGGCTGCCCAAAGGCGAATTCCTGCGCGAATTCGAGCCGGATTTCTTCTTCGACGACCAGACCGGCCACATCGAGCAGGCGGCCGAGCACGTGCCGGCGGGCCATGTCGCCGGCGGCGTTACAAATTCCGCAGCGGGGGCGGAAACCTCTGAACGCCGCCGACGCTCCAAGTAG
- a CDS encoding NnrS family protein, whose amino-acid sequence MVTSTPTPPPDRAAPAASALPSSVTTPESRTVPIAIQPAPQRPQRPPPTQGPWRFGTLLASPHRLGFFLAAVVLVMASLWWLAVQWGRITGAFALGGAVTPTLTHAAVMVFGFMPLYFSGFLFTAGPKWLNVPPYAARQLRAPGVLQAVGWGLWLLGAHTLVGVALLGLALAWVGLLWMYGLFWRLIRASRAPDRVHALAVGWGGCVGVLCLAAVGACLALGRVDLALVAVRTGLWGFIVVTYVAVAHRMIPFFTSSALPMIEVWRPMWVLWFMLAVAAFEVLAVWVDQAAPSARAWPQWTVFVIVVESVAGAVLLWLAVVWGLAQSLKIRLLAMLHVGFVWFGVALLYSAASQAIWLLTGQAVLGLGALHALSMGFLGSLMLAMVTRVSCGHSGRALVADDLVWGLFWALQVAVGLRLIAAVQGAPAALTPLAALAWAAVVTAWALRYGNWYGRPRADGKPG is encoded by the coding sequence ATGGTCACATCCACCCCCACGCCACCGCCCGACCGCGCTGCGCCAGCCGCCAGTGCGCTGCCCTCATCCGTCACAACGCCCGAATCGCGCACCGTGCCGATCGCCATCCAGCCTGCGCCGCAGCGCCCCCAGCGGCCGCCGCCCACGCAAGGGCCTTGGCGCTTTGGCACGCTGCTGGCGTCGCCGCACCGGCTGGGCTTCTTCCTGGCGGCGGTGGTGCTGGTCATGGCCAGCCTGTGGTGGCTGGCGGTTCAGTGGGGACGCATCACCGGCGCGTTCGCCTTGGGCGGGGCCGTGACGCCTACGCTGACGCATGCGGCGGTGATGGTGTTCGGCTTCATGCCGCTGTATTTCTCGGGCTTTCTGTTCACCGCCGGGCCGAAGTGGCTGAACGTGCCGCCCTACGCGGCGCGCCAGTTGCGCGCGCCGGGGGTGTTGCAGGCCGTGGGCTGGGGCCTGTGGCTGCTGGGCGCGCACACGCTGGTTGGCGTGGCCCTGCTGGGCCTGGCACTGGCCTGGGTGGGGCTGCTCTGGATGTACGGCCTGTTCTGGCGGCTGATTCGCGCCAGCCGCGCGCCCGACCGCGTGCACGCCCTGGCCGTGGGGTGGGGCGGCTGCGTGGGCGTGCTGTGCCTGGCGGCGGTGGGCGCATGCCTGGCGTTGGGGCGCGTCGACCTGGCGCTGGTGGCGGTGCGCACGGGGTTGTGGGGCTTCATCGTCGTGACCTACGTGGCCGTGGCGCACAGGATGATTCCGTTCTTCACCTCCAGCGCACTGCCGATGATCGAGGTGTGGCGGCCGATGTGGGTGCTGTGGTTCATGCTGGCCGTGGCCGCGTTCGAGGTGCTGGCGGTGTGGGTCGATCAGGCGGCGCCCTCGGCCCGCGCGTGGCCGCAGTGGACGGTGTTCGTCATCGTGGTGGAAAGCGTTGCCGGCGCCGTGCTGCTGTGGCTGGCGGTGGTCTGGGGGCTGGCGCAAAGCCTGAAGATCCGCCTGCTGGCCATGCTGCACGTGGGCTTTGTCTGGTTTGGCGTGGCCCTGCTGTACAGCGCCGCGTCGCAGGCGATCTGGCTGCTGACCGGGCAGGCCGTGCTGGGCCTGGGCGCGCTGCACGCGCTCAGCATGGGCTTCTTGGGGTCGCTGATGCTGGCTATGGTCACGCGCGTGTCGTGCGGGCACAGCGGGCGCGCGCTGGTGGCCGACGACCTGGTGTGGGGCCTGTTCTGGGCGCTGCAGGTGGCGGTGGGGCTGCGGCTGATCGCCGCGGTGCAAGGCGCGCCGGCGGCGTTGACGCCCCTGGCCGCGCTGGCCTGGGCCGCCGTCGTCACGGCGTGGGCGCTGCGCTACGGCAATTGGTACGGCCGGCCCCGCGCCGACGGCAAGCCCGGCTGA
- a CDS encoding ABC transporter substrate-binding protein: MQLKKMVLACAAVVGMTTAAWADVNVGVTLSATGPAASLGIPEKNTIGLLPQSIGGQKVNYIVLDDASDTTAAVTNTRKLIAERNVDVIIGSSTTPASLAMIDAISEAKTPMITLGASAAIIEPQDAKKRWVFKTPQNDIMMALAIAEHMAATGVKTAAYIGFSDAYGEGWGKEFAKALELKKIKLVANERFARTDTAVTGQVLKIMAAKPDAVLVGGSGTPAALPQKTLKERGYAGKYYQTHGVANADFLRVGGKDVEGTLLPAGPVLVADQLPADNPVRKAAQEYIKAYEGAHGKGSVSTFGAHAWDAGQILKVAIPTALKAGQPGTPQFRAALRDALEGTKDVVGAHGIFNMSANDHLGLDQRARVMVTIQNGQWKYLGTK; the protein is encoded by the coding sequence ATGCAATTGAAGAAGATGGTGCTGGCCTGCGCGGCCGTGGTGGGTATGACGACGGCCGCCTGGGCCGATGTGAACGTGGGCGTCACGCTGTCGGCCACGGGGCCTGCCGCGTCGCTGGGTATTCCTGAGAAGAACACCATCGGCCTGCTGCCCCAGTCCATCGGCGGGCAGAAGGTGAACTACATCGTGCTCGACGATGCGTCGGACACCACCGCCGCCGTGACCAACACGCGCAAGCTGATTGCCGAGCGCAACGTGGACGTGATCATCGGTTCGTCCACCACGCCGGCTTCGCTGGCCATGATCGACGCCATCTCTGAAGCCAAGACGCCCATGATCACGCTGGGCGCCTCGGCCGCGATCATCGAACCGCAAGACGCCAAGAAGCGCTGGGTCTTCAAGACGCCGCAGAACGACATCATGATGGCGCTGGCCATTGCCGAGCACATGGCCGCCACTGGCGTGAAGACGGCCGCGTACATCGGCTTTTCCGACGCGTACGGCGAAGGCTGGGGCAAGGAATTCGCCAAGGCGCTGGAGCTCAAGAAGATCAAGCTGGTGGCCAACGAGCGCTTTGCGCGCACCGATACGGCCGTTACCGGTCAGGTGCTGAAGATCATGGCGGCCAAGCCCGACGCGGTGCTGGTCGGCGGCTCTGGCACACCCGCTGCCTTGCCCCAAAAGACGCTGAAAGAGCGCGGCTATGCCGGCAAGTACTACCAGACCCACGGCGTGGCCAACGCCGACTTCCTGCGCGTGGGCGGCAAGGACGTGGAAGGCACGCTGCTGCCCGCCGGCCCCGTGCTGGTGGCCGATCAGCTGCCCGCCGACAACCCGGTGCGCAAAGCCGCTCAGGAATACATCAAGGCTTATGAAGGTGCGCATGGCAAAGGCAGCGTCAGCACCTTCGGCGCCCACGCCTGGGATGCCGGCCAGATCCTGAAGGTGGCGATTCCCACCGCTTTGAAGGCCGGCCAGCCGGGCACGCCGCAGTTCCGCGCGGCGCTGCGCGACGCGCTGGAGGGCACCAAGGACGTGGTGGGTGCGCACGGCATCTTCAACATGTCCGCCAACGACCACCTGGGCCTGGACCAGCGCGCGCGCGTGATGGTCACGATCCAGAACGGCCAGTGGAAGTACCTGGGCACCAAGTAA
- a CDS encoding ABC transporter ATP-binding protein/permease → MRQVAHLSLPYFRSDERWKARGLLLAIVLLNLGSVYMLVLLNEWNRVFYDALQNKDAAVFWAQLGRFTYLAMIFVAIAIYRFYLTQLLQLRWRAWMTRHLMGRWLQGHAFYRMELGRYAAPSAPGDAAISPNGLPAPGQRVPDNPDQRLQEDVNLFTTQTIDLSMGFLNAVVTLVSFVGILWSLSGGFSFALGGHQFTIPGFMVWMAVLYCVVGSVLTHYIGRPLIGLNFEQQRREADYRHHLMRVREYSEAIALDKGEQAEYRSLDLRFSAVLANYLKLIRKQKQLVGFTNVFGQAAVVFPMLLAAPRFFSGAIQLGELMQISSAFDRVQGALSWFVDRYDSLASWRASTERLTSFEAALSKSNVPPAQVQPAPAATNIAAIQADDLSLQLPDGTPLVQHAQLHAAAGQHTLVQGPSGSGKSTLLRGLTGIWPWATGRVALPASTAVIPQRPYFPDGSLRDALAYPAPAGDYSDAALRHALQQALLPELASRLDDRDNWTQKLSGGELQRLAIARVLLKQPAWVLADEATSALDVAAEQLLYQRLQAMTEQAGGALVSVAHRPTVTGFHQRVWRLVPEDDPTGAVSGAARYRVESEALAPQP, encoded by the coding sequence ATGAGGCAGGTAGCGCACCTGTCGCTGCCCTACTTCCGGTCGGACGAAAGGTGGAAGGCGCGCGGCTTGCTGCTGGCGATCGTGCTGCTCAACCTGGGCTCGGTCTACATGCTGGTGCTGCTCAACGAGTGGAACCGCGTTTTCTACGACGCGCTGCAGAACAAGGACGCCGCGGTGTTCTGGGCGCAGCTGGGGCGCTTTACCTACCTGGCGATGATCTTCGTCGCCATCGCCATCTACCGCTTTTACCTGACCCAGCTGCTGCAGCTGCGCTGGCGCGCCTGGATGACGCGCCACCTGATGGGCCGCTGGCTGCAGGGGCACGCCTTCTACCGTATGGAGCTGGGCCGCTACGCCGCGCCGTCAGCACCCGGCGATGCCGCCATCAGCCCCAACGGCCTGCCCGCACCGGGCCAGCGCGTGCCCGACAACCCCGACCAGCGCCTGCAGGAGGACGTGAACCTGTTCACCACGCAGACCATCGACCTGTCGATGGGCTTTCTGAACGCGGTGGTCACGCTGGTCAGCTTTGTCGGCATCCTGTGGTCACTTTCGGGCGGCTTCAGCTTTGCACTGGGCGGGCACCAGTTCACCATTCCGGGCTTCATGGTATGGATGGCGGTGCTGTACTGCGTGGTGGGCAGCGTGCTGACGCACTACATCGGGCGGCCGCTGATCGGGCTGAATTTTGAGCAGCAGCGGCGCGAGGCCGACTACCGCCACCACCTGATGCGGGTGCGCGAATACAGCGAAGCCATTGCGCTGGACAAGGGCGAGCAGGCCGAGTACCGCAGCCTGGACCTGCGCTTTTCCGCCGTGCTGGCCAACTACCTGAAGCTGATCCGAAAGCAAAAGCAGCTGGTGGGTTTTACCAACGTGTTCGGGCAGGCCGCCGTGGTCTTTCCGATGCTGCTCGCGGCGCCGCGCTTTTTCAGCGGCGCCATCCAGTTGGGCGAGCTGATGCAGATCTCGTCGGCCTTCGACCGCGTGCAGGGCGCGCTGTCTTGGTTTGTAGACCGCTACGACAGCCTGGCCAGCTGGCGCGCCAGCACCGAACGGCTGACCAGCTTCGAGGCGGCACTTTCAAAGTCAAATGTGCCGCCAGCGCAGGTGCAGCCAGCGCCAGCAGCTACGAATATTGCAGCAATCCAGGCCGACGACCTGAGCCTGCAGCTGCCCGACGGCACGCCGCTGGTGCAGCACGCGCAGCTGCACGCCGCCGCAGGCCAGCACACGCTGGTCCAGGGTCCATCGGGCAGCGGCAAATCCACGCTGCTGCGCGGCCTGACGGGCATCTGGCCCTGGGCCACGGGCCGCGTGGCGCTGCCGGCCAGCACGGCGGTGATTCCGCAGCGGCCGTACTTCCCGGATGGCAGCCTGCGCGATGCGCTGGCCTACCCCGCGCCCGCTGGCGACTACAGCGACGCCGCGCTGCGCCACGCGCTGCAGCAGGCCCTGCTGCCCGAGTTGGCCAGCCGCCTGGACGACCGCGACAACTGGACGCAGAAGTTGAGTGGTGGCGAACTGCAACGCCTGGCCATCGCGCGGGTGCTGCTCAAGCAGCCAGCGTGGGTGCTGGCAGACGAGGCGACCAGCGCACTGGACGTGGCGGCCGAACAGCTGCTGTACCAGCGCCTGCAAGCGATGACGGAGCAGGCCGGCGGCGCGCTGGTGTCGGTCGCGCACCGCCCCACGGTAACGGGCTTTCACCAGCGCGTGTGGCGGCTGGTGCCTGAAGATGACCCTACCGGCGCCGTATCGGGCGCGGCGCGCTACCGCGTTGAATCCGAAGCGCTGGCGCCACAGCCCTGA
- a CDS encoding EF-hand domain-containing protein codes for MKHPLALIGAAYLGASLACGAAWAQDATTGSTASPPAPKAAPKTAPKTASNAPSKSAAKQPSKNEEQALKWFSMLDADGDGRISWKEAQVGIRLRPSLADEFKRADLNGDGYLTQDEIRKVADRRRAEREARRARERVAAEGQTSAAKAPAAPTTTR; via the coding sequence ATGAAACATCCATTGGCCTTGATCGGCGCCGCCTACCTTGGCGCCAGCCTGGCGTGCGGCGCCGCCTGGGCGCAAGACGCCACAACCGGCAGCACGGCGTCGCCCCCGGCGCCCAAAGCTGCGCCTAAGACCGCGCCCAAGACCGCATCCAACGCGCCATCCAAATCCGCTGCCAAACAGCCCAGCAAGAACGAAGAGCAGGCGCTGAAATGGTTCAGCATGCTGGACGCCGATGGCGACGGGCGCATCTCCTGGAAAGAAGCGCAAGTAGGCATCCGGCTTCGCCCCTCGCTGGCCGACGAGTTCAAGCGCGCCGACCTGAACGGCGACGGCTACCTGACGCAGGACGAAATCCGCAAGGTGGCCGACCGCCGCCGCGCCGAACGCGAAGCGCGCCGCGCCCGTGAACGCGTCGCCGCCGAAGGCCAGACCAGCGCGGCCAAGGCGCCAGCCGCCCCAACCACCACCCGCTGA
- a CDS encoding ABC transporter permease subunit: MKKQYLVLGFIAVLAAVWPFLPPFTVTLLSYIGLYAMVALGLVMLTGVGGMTSFGQAAFVGLGAYATAWVCTSPAAAQWLSFLPAGLYPWVGLVLGLLVTALVAWGLGAATLRLSGHYLPLGTIAWGLSLYYIFGNLDWLGGFTGMSNIPPLTVFGLSLASPRLLGVVIWAVLLLAIWALSNLLDSREGRAIRALKSGRLMAESMGVDTARQRIKVFVLAALLAAVSGWLYAHMQRFVNPTPFNLNIGIEYLFMAVVGGSGYLWGAVLGATLITLLKEQLQDWLPRLLGASGNFEIVVFGLLMLLVLQRASNGLWPILAGWVNRVLKIAPAQPTVSAQGAATLDQRQLPPAGQEVLKAENVTKRFAGLIANNAVHMDVRAGEVHALIGPNGAGKSTFFNMISGVDDPTEGQVVLMGQPMQGKPSRAFAALGLGRTFQHVRLLGDRSVLDNVALGAHRRGHTGWLASMLRADRAEEAAVLGEAMRQIDRCGLAAVAHTPAGSLPLGQQRIVEIARALAGQPAVLLLDEPAAGLRHLEKQGLARLLTQLRAEGLAILVVEHDMEFVMNLADRITVLEFGTVIAHGTPAQVQADPRVIAAYLGGDLT; encoded by the coding sequence ATGAAAAAACAGTACCTCGTCCTCGGCTTCATCGCCGTGCTGGCGGCGGTGTGGCCGTTTCTGCCGCCGTTCACCGTCACGCTGCTGTCGTACATCGGGTTGTACGCCATGGTGGCGCTGGGCCTGGTCATGCTGACCGGCGTAGGCGGCATGACTTCGTTCGGGCAAGCGGCCTTCGTTGGCCTGGGCGCCTACGCCACGGCCTGGGTGTGCACGTCCCCCGCCGCCGCGCAGTGGCTGTCCTTCCTGCCTGCGGGCCTGTACCCGTGGGTGGGGCTGGTGCTGGGGCTGTTGGTCACGGCGCTGGTGGCCTGGGGTTTGGGCGCGGCCACGCTGCGCCTGTCGGGCCACTACCTGCCGCTGGGCACGATCGCCTGGGGCCTGAGCCTGTACTACATCTTCGGCAACCTGGATTGGCTGGGCGGCTTCACCGGGATGAGCAACATTCCGCCGCTGACCGTGTTCGGTCTGTCGCTGGCCTCGCCGCGGCTTCTGGGCGTGGTGATCTGGGCGGTGCTGCTGCTGGCCATCTGGGCGCTCAGCAACCTGCTGGATTCGCGCGAAGGCCGTGCCATCCGCGCGCTGAAAAGCGGCCGTTTGATGGCCGAATCCATGGGCGTCGATACCGCCCGCCAGCGCATCAAGGTGTTCGTGCTGGCCGCGCTGCTGGCTGCCGTGTCGGGCTGGCTGTACGCGCACATGCAGCGCTTCGTGAACCCCACGCCGTTCAACCTGAACATCGGCATCGAATACCTCTTCATGGCGGTGGTGGGCGGCTCGGGCTACCTGTGGGGCGCGGTCCTGGGCGCCACGCTGATCACGCTGCTGAAAGAGCAGCTGCAGGACTGGCTGCCGCGCCTGCTGGGCGCCAGCGGCAACTTCGAGATCGTGGTGTTCGGCCTGCTGATGCTGCTGGTGCTGCAGCGCGCATCCAATGGCCTGTGGCCGATCCTGGCTGGCTGGGTCAACCGCGTGCTGAAGATCGCGCCCGCGCAGCCCACCGTCTCGGCCCAAGGCGCGGCCACGCTGGACCAGCGCCAGCTGCCGCCGGCGGGGCAGGAAGTTCTGAAGGCCGAAAACGTCACCAAGCGCTTTGCCGGCCTGATTGCCAACAACGCCGTTCACATGGACGTACGCGCGGGCGAAGTGCATGCGCTGATCGGCCCCAACGGCGCCGGCAAGAGCACCTTCTTCAACATGATCTCGGGCGTGGACGACCCCACCGAAGGGCAGGTGGTGTTGATGGGCCAGCCGATGCAGGGCAAGCCGTCGCGCGCGTTTGCGGCGCTGGGCCTGGGCCGCACCTTCCAGCACGTGCGTCTGCTGGGCGACCGCAGCGTGCTCGACAACGTGGCCCTGGGCGCGCACCGGCGCGGCCACACGGGCTGGCTGGCTTCCATGCTGCGCGCCGACCGCGCGGAAGAAGCCGCCGTGCTGGGCGAGGCCATGCGCCAGATCGACCGCTGCGGCCTGGCCGCCGTGGCCCACACGCCCGCGGGATCGCTGCCGCTGGGGCAGCAGCGCATCGTTGAAATCGCCCGTGCGCTGGCTGGCCAACCTGCCGTGCTGCTGCTGGACGAGCCAGCGGCGGGCCTGCGCCACCTTGAAAAGCAGGGCCTGGCCCGGCTGTTGACGCAGCTGCGCGCCGAGGGCCTGGCGATTTTGGTGGTGGAACACGACATGGAATTCGTCATGAACCTGGCCGACCGCATCACCGTGCTGGAATTCGGCACCGTCATCGCCCACGGCACGCCCGCGCAGGTGCAGGCCGACCCGCGCGTGATCGCCGCCTACCTGGGGGGAGACCTGACATGA